The Stackebrandtia nassauensis DSM 44728 genome includes the window AGGTCGCCCACGAGAAGACCCTCGGGATGCTGACGGGCGCCAAGCCGTGGATGCTGTCCGCGCTGGAGAAGGTCAACAAGGTGTCCGACCCGCGCCGGGTCTTCGGCATCGACTTCCCCAACGCGGTGGGCCTGGCCGCGGGCATGGACAAGAACGGCGTCGCGGTGGCGGCCTGGCCCGCGCTGGGTTTCGGTTTCGTGGAGCTGGGCACCGTCACCTGGTACGGCCAGCCGGGCAACCCCCGGCCCCGGCTGTACCGGCTGCCCGACTCGCAGGCCCTCATCAACCGGATGGGCTTCAACAACGAGGGCGCCCAGGCCCTGGCCGCCCGGCTGGGACAGCCACCCCGGCCGGCGGTGCCGGTGGGCATCAGCCTCGGCAAGTCGGCCACCACGTCGCTGGAGCACGCGGTCGACGACTACGTCGCGTCCTTCCACGCCCTGTACCGCTACGGCGACTATTTCGCCGTCAACGTCTCCTCGCCCAATACCCCGGGCCTGCGCACCCTTCAGGACGCGGAGCAGCTGTCGCGCATCCTCAGGGCCCTTTACGAGGAGGGTGCGCGGTTGTCGGGCGGTGCCCGTCCCAAGCCGATCCTGGTGAAGCTGGCCCCCGACCTGACGGAACCGGCGATCTTCCAGGCGCTGGAGGTGTGCATGACCCACGGCGTCTCGGGTGTCATCGCCGCCAACACCACCCTGGGCCGCGACAAGGTCGCCAAGACCGACACCGACCGGGCCGCGCAGCCAGGTGGCCTGTCGGGCGCGCCCCTGCGCGACATCACCCGCTCCATCGTGTCGTTCATTCACCGGGAAACCGCCGGACGACTGCCGATCATCGGCGTCGGCGGCATCACCTCGGCCGATGACGCGGTGCGGTTGGTCGACGCCGGTGCCAGTCTTGTGCAGCTGTACACGGGTCTGGTCTACTCGGGCCCGGCTCTGGTACGCAAATCCGCGCGCGCGATCCGCAAGGCCCCGCCCGCGCGTCCCCCCATCCGACCTCAAGGAGGAGCCCGACGTGGGTGACCTGACCTTCGGTGCCCGAACCGCCAAGGCGCTGACCAAACGCGGCCCGCTGTGCGTGGGCATCGATCCGCACTCGCAACTGTTGCGCACCTGGGGCCTGGACGACGACGTCAAGGGCGCGGAGCGGTTCTGCATGACGATCGTGGACGCGCTGGCCGGGGAGGTGGCGTTCATCAAGCCGCAGTCGGCCTTCTTCGAGCGCTTCGGCTCCGCCGGAATCGGCCTTCTTGAACGAGTTATATCGGAATCGAGGCATGCCGGAGCCCAGATCCTCCTCGACGTCAAACGCGGCGACATCGGCAGCACCATGCAGGCCTACGCCCAGGCGTACCTGGACCCGGCCTCGCCGCTGGCCGTCGACGCCGTGACCGCCAGTCCCTATCTGGGGGTGGGTTCGCTACAGCCGATGTTCGACCTGGCCTCGGCGCACCGGCGCGGCGTGTTCGTCTTGGCGCTGACGTCCAACGCCGAGGGCGGGCAAGTACAGAAGGCGGTGCGCAAGGACGGCCGCACCGTGGCGCAGTCGGTCATCGACGAGGTCGCCGCGGCCAACGCCGACGCCGAACCCATGGGTTCGCTGGGCGTGGTCGTGGGCGCAACTATTTCGGCCTGCCGCGGCGACGACGCGGCCCGCAGTCGCCAGATGACACACGGCATCACCCACACCGCCCGCTCCGGCGAGTCCGCGCACGACCTGGACGCCCTCAACGGCCCGATCCTGGTGCCGGGCATGGGAACCCAGGGCGGCAAGCCCGCCGACCTGCGTCGGGTGCTGGGCAGGGCCGCTACCTGGGCAATCCCCTCGTACTCCCGCGACATCGCCCGTCACGGACCGTCGGCCGGCGGGCTGCGGCAGGCGGCGAAACAGGCCATGGAGGCGTGCGCCGAGGCCGTTGGCCGCTAGGTGTCGGGGTCAGGGGCCGGGTACCGCGACGGCGCATTAGGAGTACCCCGCGTGGTGGCGCGATTGGACGTGTGGTTACGTTTCCCGCGCTGGGTTAAAAAACCCAGCGTGCGAGAGGGGCCGGGTTCCTCGGGCCCTCTGCAAAGTCCTTAATAGACCAAGCCACACCCTAGGAGACCCCGTGCCGCTCCCGTCTCTTACGCCAGAGCAGCGCGCTGCCGCCCTCGAGAAGGCCGCCGCAGCACGTAAGGCCCGCGCTGAGCTGAAAGAGAAGCTCAAGACCGGTGAGTTGTCGCTTGCCGACGTCCTCGCCGCGGCGTCCAAGGACGACATCGCCGGAAAAATGAAGGTGTCGGCCGTGCTGAAGGCCCTTCCGGGTATCGGCGACAAGCGCACCGTTCAGATCATGGAGAAGCTGAAGATCGCCGACAGCCGCCGCCTGCGGGGGCTTGGCGAACATCAGCGTCAGGCTCTTCTGGCCGAGTTCTCCGGCGACGACGACTAGCCGTCCGGTAGAAAAAACACGTGAGCTTTGACGACCACCGCCCCGTGGCGGCGCGCTTGACGGTTCTTTCGGGTCCGTCCGGCGTCGGCAAAGGCAGCGTGAAGGCGCTCATCCGAGAGCGATACCCCTGGGTATGGTTCTCGGTGAGCGCCACCACGCGCGCGCCGCGGCCAGACGAGATTCCCGGGTTTCACTACCACTACTACGATCGCGCGCATTTCGAGAAGCTTGCCGCTGACGGCATGTTCCTGGAGTGGGCGCAGTACGCCAACAACCTGTACGGCACGCCCCGCGGGCCGATCGAGGAGCGTCTGGACGCCGGTCTTCCGGCGGTCACGGAGGCCGATCTGCAGGGAGCGCGTCAGATTCGGCAGGCCATGCCGCAGGCACGGCTGGTGTTTCTGGCGCCACCGTCGTGGGACGAGTTGGTGCGGCGGCTGACCGGCCGTGGCACCGAGGACGCCGAGACGATCAAGCGACGGCTGGCCCTGGCCGAGGCGGAGTTGTCGGCGGAGTCGGAGTTCGACTACACGATCACCAATTACTCCGTCGAACAGGCCACCGAGGAGCTGGTAGGCTTGCTCGGTTCACCGACGCAGCCGACCGAGGCGTGTCCGGTGGGCAAGACCTTAGCTGCCACACATTTCTAGAACCACCCACACGGACAACAACGGAGAGCTGAACTCGCGTGTCTGGAACCGTCGCTGACCCGACCGGAATCACCAAACCTCCGATCGACGACCTGCTCGAGAAGACTCACTCCAAGTACCAGCTGGTCATCTACGGCGCCAAGCGTGCCCGTCAGATCAACGCCTACTACAGCCAGCTCGGTGAGGGCCTGCTGGAGTACGTGGGACCGCTGGTGGAGACCACGCCGCAGGAGAAGTCGCTGTCGATCGCGCTGCGCGAGATCGACCAGGACCTGCTGATCACCGAGGCGCTTCCGGACGTCGAGGACACCCCCAAGGGCCCCTCGGGTGTCCCGGCGGTCGAGACCGACATCATCTGAGAGCGATGACCCGTGTGTGCTGACGCCCCGGTTCGCCCCGAGGTGATCCTCGGCGTCAGCGGCGGTATCGCCGCCTACAAGGCCTGCGAGCTGCTGCGTCTTTTCACCGAGTCCGGTCACGCCGTGACCGTCATTCCCACCGAGGCCGCGTTGCGGTTCGTGGGTGAACCCACCTGGGCCGCCCTGTCGGGGCGGCCGGTGGCCACCGGTGTCTTCGACGACGCCCATGATGTCCCGCACGTCCAGCTGGGTCGTAAGGCCGAGCTGGTGGTGGTGGCTCCGGCGACCGCCGATGTGATGGCGCGGGCGGTTTCTGGCCGTGCCGATGATCTGTTGACCGCGACATTGCTGACGGCGCGGTGTCCGGTGTTGTTCGCCCCGGCGATGCACACCGAGATGTGGGAGCATCCGGCCACGGTGGACAATGTGGCGACGTTGCGGCGTCGTGGCGCCATCGTCGCCGAACCGGCTTCGGGTCGTCTGACCGGTGCCGACACCGGCAAGGGCCGGCTGCCGGATCCGGCGGAGATCTTCGCGTTCGCGCGGCATCTGCTGGCGGGGGCGAGCGTGGGGGAGAACCTGCGCGGTCGCCACATCCTGGTCACGGCGGGCGGTACCCGCGAGGCCATCGACCCGGTGCGTTATCTGGCGAATCGTTCCAGCGGCAAGCAGGGTTTCGCACTGGCGCGGGCCGCGGCGGCCCGGGGTGCGAAGGTCACGATCGTGGCCGCGAACGTGTCGCTTCCGGTGCCGTTGGGGGCCGAGGTGATCACGGTGGAGTCGGCGGCGCAGTTGCGCTCGGCCACGGTGGAGGCCGCGGCGGGTGCCGACGCGGTGATCATGGCCGCGGCTCCGGCCGATTTCCGGCCCGCGTCCTATTCGGACGCGAAGATCAAGAAGGACGCCGAGACCACGACCTGGAGTCTGGACCTGGAGACCACGGTGGACATCGCCGCCGAGTTGGGTCGGGCGAAGCGGCCGGGGCAGGTGCTGGTGACCTTCGCGGCCGAGACGCACGACGCGGTGGCGCACGCGAAGGCGAAACTGGCCGCCAAGAACGCCGATCTGATGGTCCTCAACGACGTGTCCGGTGGCAAGGCCTTCGGTCGCGACGACAACGCGGTGACGTTGTTGTGGCCGGACGGGACCTCGCGTGAGGTGGCGTTGTCCAGCAAGGACGCGATCGCCGGTGCGGTCGTGGACGCCGTGGCCGCGGAGCTTCGTCCACTGTAGTTTTTCTCCGGTTTGTCAAGGGGCATCCGGATTCTTTCAGTCCGACTGCGATTAGCAGTATTTACCTTTTCGGATTGCCTACGTAGGATCCCAGTCATACAGATATCGACCCATGTCTGTATGTCGATTCAGAGAGGATCCTTCCTTGAGAGCCAAACACCTGTTGGCCGTCGCCGCGGCCACCATCGCCGCGGCCGGAGCCCTGGCCGTGGCGAGCGGCACGGCCACAGCGGAGTCGCAGCAGGCCGACCCCGCCGCCCTGCCCGAACCCTCCGTCGAGAAGGTCGGCGAACACGTCGACGACCCCACAAAACTGTCCTACAAAGACTCCGACGGCGCCGTCACCGTGTCCCACCCCGGAGCCACCTACGTCAAGGTGAACTTCACGTCGCTGGACCTGGCACCCGGCGACAGCCTCACCGTCTCAGCCCCCGGCGGCACCGAGAAACACACCTACCACGGCGCACCCGGCGACGGACTGCGCAAGACCGACGCCGGATACACCCGCCACGGTGACTCCGGCTTCGCCGCCCTGTCCGTCGAAGGCGACACCGCCAAGGTCACCCTGCACCGCAGCTCCGGCTCCACCGCCAAGGGCGCGGTCATCGAGGGCTACTGGCGCGGCTACGACACCAAGGAGTACGCCAAGGCCAACGCCGACACCCGCAGCGTGTGCGACAACGACGCCCGTCGCGACGTCACCTGCTACGCCGAATCCCGTCCCACCGAGTACGCCAACGCCAAACCCGTGGCCCGGCTGCTCATGGGCGGCAGCGCCTGCACCGCGTTCAGGGTCGGCAACACCAACCGGCTGCTGACCAACAACCACTGCATGTCCGACCAGGGCACGGTGGCATCCTCCGAAACCCAGTTCGGCTACGAGTGCGCCACCTGCGGCGGCAACGACCCGGCCGAACCGACCAAGGTCGGCGGCGAGACCATGGTGTCCACCGACGCCGGACTCGACTACACCCTCTACTCGGTGCAGAACTTCGACTCCATCTCGTCGTTCGGGACCCTGTACGTCGAGGAACGCGAACCCTCCGCCGGTGAGCGCATCTACATCCCCGGCCACGGGGACGCCTCGCCCAAGCGACTGTCCATCTTCGAGGAAGAGGACAACGGCACCGAGTGCTCGATCCAGGAACCCAACCTGGACAGCACCAACGCCGGGTACATGTGCGACACCTCCGGCGGCAACTCCGGTTCCCCGGTGATCGCCGGTGACACCAACAAGGTCATCGCGCTCCACCATCTGGGCGGCTGCCACAACGCGGGCACCCGGATGGCGCTGATCTTCCCCGAGATCTCCGGCGACATCGACAACAACGCCTGATGATCAGTTCTTCCGGTGGCGCCGTGACGAGCGGCGTCACCGGAAACGCCGCTGGTATGGGCGTTACACTCATAGCTTGTCCCACGTACACCACCACTCTAGGAGCGCTGTGGCACGCCGCCTATTCACCTCGGAGTCCGTCACCGAGGGTCACCCCGACAAGATCGCCGACCAGATCAGTGACGGCATCCTCGATGCCCTCCTGACCGAGGACCCCGCCAGCCGGGTCGCGGTGGAGACCCTCATCACGACCGGCCAGGTGCACGTGGCCGGCGAGGTCACCACCGGCGCCTACGCGGACATCCCCTCCATCGTCCGCGAGACGATCCTGGGCATCGGCTACGACTCGTCCAAAAAGGGCTTCGATGGTGCGTCGTGTGGCGTCAGTGTCTCCATCGGATCGCAGTCGCCGGACATCGCCCAGGGCGTCGACAAGGCCCTGGAGTCGCGTGAGGACGCTTCCGACCACGACGCGCTGGACCTGCAGGGCGCCGGCGACCAGGGCATGATGTTCGGCTTCGCCTGCGGCGAGACCCCCGAACTGATGCCGCTGCCGATCGCGCTGTCGCACCGGCTGTCGCAGCGACTGTCGGCCGTGCGCAAGGACGGCACCGTGCCGTACCTGCGTCCCGACGGCAAGACCCAGGTCACCATCGAGTACGACGACCTCAAGCCGGTCAAGCTCAACACCGTCGTGGTGTCGAGCCAGCACGCGCCCGACGTGTCGCTGGACTCGCTGATGACGCCCGACATCGCCGAGCACGTGGTGGCCCCGGAGCTGAAGGCCCTGGACATCGACGTCAGCGACTTTAGGTTGCTGGTCAACCCGACCGGCCGCTTCGAGATCGGTGGCCCGATGGGCGACGCCGGTCTGACCGGCCGCAAGATCATCGTGGACACCTACGGCGGTTACGCCCGGCACGGCGGAGGCGCCTTCTCCGGCAAGGACCCGTCCAAGGTGGACCGTTCCGCGGCCTACGCGATGCGTTGGGTCGCCAAGAACGTCGTGGCCGCCGGTCTGGCCGAGCGCTGCGAGACCCAGGTCGCCTACGCCATCGGCAAGGCGCACCCGGTCAGCGTCCGGGTCGAGACCTTCGGCACCGAGACCATCCCGGTCGCCAAGATCGAAGAGGCCATCGGCAAGGTCTTCGACCTGCGTCCGGCCGCGATCATCCGCGACCTGAACCTGTTGCGCCCCATCTACCGGCAGACGGCCGCCTATGGACACTTCGGACGCGAGCTGCCGGAGCTGTCGTGGGAGACCACCGACCGTGTCGACGCGCTCAAGGCCGCGGTCTAACCAGCCATAGCTTCATCGAACCGCCCGAGGGGTCTCCCCTCGGGCGGTTTCTCACGTCCCGGTGGTGCCCAACAGTGCCAGCGCCACCGGGAACGCCACCACCAGGGTGTGCTCGGCACTCGGCAGCCGCCGCTGGAACCACAGGCCCTGCGCCGGGTGGTAGCGGGCGGCCACGGACCCGTCGGGGGCGGTGAAGTCGCCGTAGCGGCCACTCGGCTCCCACACGACCTCGAACAGCACCGTGTCGTCGGCGCCGAGGATCCGGTGCGCCCGGTGGCGGCGGGCGGTGTCGACGGCGACGCGGCCCAACAGCCCGCCGTGGGGTGCCAGGATCGCGCACGGTGGTGTGGCCCCGGTGGATGGCGGCACCGGCTGCCGGTCGGCGAAGAACAGTGGCGTCCCGGCGGGATCGTCCACACGCACCACGACCCGGCCCAGGTTGTGGTCGGTGCTGAACCAGCCGCGCCACCCGTGTGGCGGCTGTTCGGCGGTGACGGGGGCCGCGGTGGCCACGACACCGCCGTGTCCGTCGCGGTAGGCGAAGCTCCAGTCGGCCGAGCCGCCGGACACGGCCAGTCGCGCGGTGGTGAGCAGAGCGGTCATGGCTTCACGCTAAGCACGGTCGTCTAGGCCGCGTCTAGGTCGCGACCCGATGCCGCTGGCGGGATCGCACGCGTTTTGCGCCAAAGCGGGAAGTCGCGCACGCACCCCGTGTTAGCTTCTGCCTTGGGCGCCAAGTAGACGCGCACACATCGGGGGTGTTGTCACGTGAGATGGACACGACTGTGTTACGCGGCCGGGGCGATGACCGTGGCCGGGGTGGTGCTGCTGCCGGCGGTGGCGGTCGCGGCCGAGGACCAGGTCAGCATCGCCAGCTCGGACGAGAAGATCGAGGCCGGTCAGACGCTCAACGTCACCGTCAACTGCGAGAAGGGCGACGTGAAGGCGACCGTGTGGTACAGCCGCAAGGGTTCCACCGACAAGAACGGCGAGACCAGCGCCAACACCGACGCCGACGGCAAGGCCGACGTCGAGATCGAACTGCCCAAGGACGTCAAGAAGGGCGACTACTCGGTGTCGGTGCAGTGCGGCGACACCAACATCGTCAAGAACGACTTCACGATCATCGTCGTCGAGGACGACAAGTCCCCGTCGCCGTCAGCCTCACCGACCCAGGACAAGTCGATGACGGTTTCCCCCAACACCGTCGCACCCGGCGGCACCATCACCATCACCGGTTGGTGCGACAAGGACACCAAGGACGCCAAGGTCTACTACGGCGCCGCCGACGGTTCCGGGCAGCCGTACACCGAGAAGAGCGGCATCGAAGCCGAAGCCGACGGCAAGGTCAGCCAGTCGCTGGTGGTCACCAAGGACACCAAACCCGGCGAGTACGACGGCGTCCTGTTGTGCTCCGAGGACGGCAAGACCCAAACGGCCGGGTTCACCGTGTCCACCGGCGGCACCACCGCCGGAGACGGCACTACCGCTTCGGGCGGCAACGGCACCATGCTGGCCCTGATCGGCGGCGGCATGCTGGCCGCGGCCGCGCTGGGCGGCGCGATCTACATGCAACGCCGCGGGCTCGGTGTCTCGGCGTAGCCGATCCGGGCCGCGCGGCATCGCCACCGCCTCCGGGCAGCGGATTCCCCGGCCGGTGGCGGTGTGCCTGACGCTGACGGTGATCGCGGCGGCCGGTTGCGGGCTGATGCTGGGGGCGTTGACGCCGCTGCCGAGCACCTCGCCGCAGCCGCAGGCGGTACCGGTCCCGCCCAGTGTGCCGCCGGTGCCGTCGCTGTCGCCCGGCCAAATCGCGCCACCGGGCCTGTCACGGTCGACCCCGACGGTGGTCGATATCGCCGCCATCGGCGTGCACTCGCCGGTCACGCCGGTGGGACTGGACCGCGACGGCACCATCGAGGCCCCCGACCTGGACCAACCGCACCAGACCGGCTGGTACAGCCACGGCCCCGCGCCCGGCCAGATCGGGACGGCGGCCCTGGTCGGACACGTCGACTCGCGGCGCAGCGGCGCTGCGGTGTTCTACGACCTGGGGTCGCTGGAGACCGGCGACTCCATCGTCGTGTCCCGCCGCGACGGCCGCGACGTCACCTTCACCGTCGACCTGGTCGAGTCCTACCCGAAGAAGAAGTTCCCCTACGGGGCGGTGTTCACCAACACCGGCTACGCCGCGCTGCGGCTGATCACCTGCGGCGGGAACTTCGACACCAAGCGCCGCAGCTACACCCACAACATCGTGGTGTACGCGACCATGGCCACCTGAGTCGTCAGCGCGGCGTCGCCGTCTCCCCAACACGTGTCAAGAAACCGTCAAGATCCGCGACGACGCGCCGAAACGGGCGCATAGTGGCTGTGTGCAGCGAACATTCAACCGGCACACCGTGGTGAGCCAGGCGCGAGGCAAGACGTCCAAGGACTGCGACCGCACCGCGGCGCTGGCGGTCATCGTGACCCGGGCGGTGCTGTTGGGAGCGTTGGCGGTGCTGGCGCTGGCCGTCACACTCGACTGACGAGACTGGGCACCGCCGACAGGCCCACCGGTTCCCCGGGCCCGGCGTGCGGCAGCAGGAACGTGCGGATACCCAACTGGGTGGCCGCGGCGTCGGCGAACGAGTCGCCGACCATGAGCGCCTCGTCGGGTTCGACCTCCAGCCGCAGACACGCCTCCCGGAAGATCTCCGGCTCCGGCTTACAACACCTGACCTCATAGGACAGTATCCAGTGGTCGATGAGGTGGTCGAACCCCAGATGCTTGGCCACCGGACGCACGTCGAAACCGATGTTGCTGACCAGCGCGATCGGGATGGCCGCGGCCCGCAACGCCTCCAGCGTCGGGATCGTGTCCGGGTAGGCCACCCAGCCCTCCGGGGAACACAACCGCTCGTACATGCCCTCGGCGAAACCCTCGAACGCGCCCGAGGTCTGCGAGGCCAGACCCACGAACGCCTCCCGGTGGTCTATTTCGGACAGGTCCCGGTCGGCCCAGGCCTGCGCGAAGTACGGCAGCACCTTCGCCGGTTGCCCCGAACCCACCCAACCCAAGGCGCCCAGGGCATCGCCCAAGACGGTGGCCCGGTACTGCGGCAGTGTGACACCGGCGGCCGCGGCGGCGTGCTCCACCGACACGCTGGGTGACTCGACCTGCGCGAGCGTGCCGTGGAAGTCAAAAAGGACAGCACGAATCGGCCGAACGGTGGTTGCGGGGCCGGTGTCGTCTGGGTTATTCGGGAGCACGGAAGGGACAATACCCATCGCCGCGCGGCCGACCGCGCAGTGGCCCGCGGGTGTTTCCTAGTCCGTGTGTCGGCCAGGTCGCACACTACTCTTGCGGGCATGACAACTCCGCGTCCGCGCGAACGCCCGGCTGACACGGCGGACAAGGGCACCGACTCACCGGCGACGCGCTACGCCGCGGCACGCTGGCGGTCGCAGTTCCCTCAGCTCGCCGATTTCTCCTCCCGGCTGTCCTTCGACCTGGACGACTTCCAGATCGAGGCCTGCCAGGGCCTGGAACGCGGCTCCGGGGTGCTGGTGTGCGCCCCCACCGGCGCGGGCAAGACGATCGTGGGGGAGTTCGCCGTCCACCTGGCGTTGTCCAAGGGCCGCAAGTGCTTCTACACGACACCCATCAAGGCGCTGTCGAACCAGAAGTTCCACGACCTGGTGGCCGTGCACGGCGCCGACAAGGTGGGCCTGCTGACCGGCGACACCGTCATCAACGGTGAGGCGCCGGTGGTGGTCATGACCACCGAGGTGCTGCGCAACATGCTCTACGCCCGCTCGGCCACCCTGGAGGGGCTGGGCTTCGTGGTCATGGACGAGGTGCACTACCTGGCCGACCGGTTCCGCGGCGCCGTGTGGGAGGAGGTCATCATCCACCTGCCCGCCTCGGTGAGCCTGGTGTCGTTGTCGGCGACGGTGTCCAACGCCGAGGAGTTCGCCGACTGGCTGGTGTCGCTGCGCGGCCACACCGAGGTCGTGGTGTCCGAGCACCGTCCGGTGCCGCTGTGGCAGCACATCATGGTGGGCCGCCGCCTGTTCGACCTGTTCGCCACCGAGGGCGACGACCGCACCGAGGTGCACCCGCAACTGATGCGCCACATCCGGGAACAGGAACGCCGCCTGGGCTACGACCGGCGCGGCCGGATGCGCCGCCCGAGGCCGCCGTACCGCAGCGACGTGATCGCCAAGCTCGACTCCGAGGCGCTGCTGCCCGCGATCGTGTTCATCTTCAGCCGGGCCGCGTGCGACGCGGCCGTCAGCCAGTGCCTGCTGGACGGGCTGCGGCTGACCGACCCGGGCGAGGAGGCCGAGATCGCCCGCGTCGCCAACGCCCGCGTCGCGCACATCTCCACCTCCGACCTCAACGCCCTGGGCTACTACCCGTTCCTGGACGGGCTGCAACGCGGCCTGGCCGCCCACCACGCGGGCCTGTTGCCGGTGTTCAAGGAGATCGTGGAGGAGCTGTTCGCCGCCGGCCTGGTCAAGGTCGTGTTCGCCACCGAGACCCTGGCGCTGGGCATCAACATGCCCGCCCGCACCGTGGTGCTGGAGCGGCTGGTCAAGTACAACGGCGAGGAACACGTCGACCTGACGCCGGGGGAGTACACCCAGCTGACCGGCCGGGCCGGACGACGCGGCATCGACATCGAGGGCCACGCGGTCACCATCTGGGGCGCCGACGTCGACCCCCGGCACGTGGCGGGCCTGGCCTCGACGCGCACCTACCCGCTCAACTCCAGTTTCTCGCCCTCGTACAACATGGCGATCAACCTGATCGCGACCCTGGGCACCGACAAGTCCCGGGAGTTGCTGTCGTCGAGTTTCGCGCAGTTCCAGGCCGACCGCACCGTGGTGGGCCTGGCCGAGCAGGCCCGCGCCGCGCGCCGCGCCGCCGGCGAGTTCGACCCGTTGATCTCGTGCGACCGCGGCGACTTCGAGGAGTACTTCGCGTTGCGCATGGCCGCCACCGACCGCGAGAAACGCGCGTCGCGGCAGCGCAAGGCCGACGCCCGCACCGACGCGCGCGCCTCACTGGCGCGACTGCGCGTCGGCGACGTCATCCGGATCCCGGCCGGTCGCCGCGCGGGCCTGGCCGTCGTGCTGGATCCCGGTCTGTCCCGGGCGGGCCGCGACGGCGAGCAGCGTCCGCTGGTGCTGACCGAGGCCCGCTGGGCTGGCCGGCTGGCCGGTTCGGCGTTCCCGCAGGCGGTGGAGGCGCTGGCGCGCATCAAGGTGCCCAAGCACTTCAACCACCGCAACCCG containing:
- a CDS encoding DEAD/DEAH box helicase, which produces MTTPRPRERPADTADKGTDSPATRYAAARWRSQFPQLADFSSRLSFDLDDFQIEACQGLERGSGVLVCAPTGAGKTIVGEFAVHLALSKGRKCFYTTPIKALSNQKFHDLVAVHGADKVGLLTGDTVINGEAPVVVMTTEVLRNMLYARSATLEGLGFVVMDEVHYLADRFRGAVWEEVIIHLPASVSLVSLSATVSNAEEFADWLVSLRGHTEVVVSEHRPVPLWQHIMVGRRLFDLFATEGDDRTEVHPQLMRHIREQERRLGYDRRGRMRRPRPPYRSDVIAKLDSEALLPAIVFIFSRAACDAAVSQCLLDGLRLTDPGEEAEIARVANARVAHISTSDLNALGYYPFLDGLQRGLAAHHAGLLPVFKEIVEELFAAGLVKVVFATETLALGINMPARTVVLERLVKYNGEEHVDLTPGEYTQLTGRAGRRGIDIEGHAVTIWGADVDPRHVAGLASTRTYPLNSSFSPSYNMAINLIATLGTDKSRELLSSSFAQFQADRTVVGLAEQARAARRAAGEFDPLISCDRGDFEEYFALRMAATDREKRASRQRKADARTDARASLARLRVGDVIRIPAGRRAGLAVVLDPGLSRAGRDGEQRPLVLTEARWAGRLAGSAFPQAVEALARIKVPKHFNHRNPALRRDLSAALRAAAATAPGAVERGRRRRAGDDPELEKLRAQLRAHPCHECPDVNEHARQANRRQRLLSDYERLQTKVNRRSGSLARTFDRVRDMLSDYGYIASGTVTDAGRVLSRIWSESDLLVAECVREGVWDGLSAPELAAVASIVLYESRRDADMSPALPKGNVASAVAATLRRFDAIHADESRHGLSLTGEPDLGFVWPMYRWARGEPLAKVLAAGDGPDGSMPAGDFVRWARQTIDLLGQLASAAGPSSPLYSTALAAADAVRRGVVADS